In Takifugu flavidus isolate HTHZ2018 unplaced genomic scaffold, ASM371156v2 ctg294, whole genome shotgun sequence, a single window of DNA contains:
- the LOC130520133 gene encoding uncharacterized protein LOC130520133 isoform X3 codes for MLTEVLACNACRKAAKDSEEHAIGRFPSWEGCILNQLSPAHQGMFPAVLTLRRGVDKQVVRLLRDRTEGNTMAKVWRQVQESHCEEYLQRKDLYTTLLTQYTKPGKITKSFSPKFQLPPPRRELPSPRLLRKAFLLAEAENIEDYRAQIMSTFGKVLKYDSTKKICKKLSGDGKGTAEWCTNVGNERSQILMSVLTCEESLEKMRPMAKGLMERYQRAGEAAPELMYVDRGCCRALGVSSLEQLFDKWVDRGMLIRLDIFHWIHRFDAAVRTDHHSKCALFKSALSAAVFSYNKDDVALLLQAVRAGLPDMADSLSDSQLIERHVTKRDLSHYVRRITVGAQETFVRVQKVIDTLKGPAGMDDNQVHLFKGNDDIDHVWQNQQKHLECIQDPPGRNMYTIKKHVTRNGVSLPRYATDRGSNSLEGFHSFLPSMIPGPHCAAVPFQVYLLAGIARWNADRESASVRGQRGRQHLVYVSPLVHRLNERCQQLFGVVEDANYRAPVPPGGERIGLEYLFCQSTDTFNVPEHYAQTTNTLQTDEDEGDEGEVDEASRDDDPPDGDAGYISDAVDDRLTPLPRNLHLTDQAVADDFDPCAEDVCGPNHLPGYEHVEELSRLLVDVALEEGKLAISNSTRQRVIAAWNGLHLHDRSIHQFDSLYSARWGNALFGRTNGDPAESSLVQKLKFSKRHSAAHLLDSRKNRLMYCFVKQLWLHPHCRAKAGGLPHKHLLTRLYQRVQQRVTVDDAELSKLGIPLLKINTKSIAHFIRRQEALSAANVTDHGLSVLRRHQSIAQCSQPPALELPLERPHTSRPQVTYEVTPSLAGTRKLKYRHGRTDAAPYLPPLGHTVTSPSPPAPQPEPPSPAPSQTTPRKGTFVPQPVPLCSSGQIQATLPTVPLAVSKHKPSQSPRHQWSPARSTFYKRRWVEHSGTEPTAFKVHICALCGQPTKGHNKYRKKTYCPNSKKSSSPGLEGQTFDTFVDFQRAVDILLGPHFQV; via the exons ATGCTGACCGAGGTCCTGGCCTGTAACGCGTGCAGAAAAGCAGCCAAGGACTCAGAGGAGCATGCCATTGGCCGCTTCCCGTCATGGGAAGGCTGCATCCTCAATCAGCTCAGTCCAGCGCACCAGGGCATGTTCCCTGCTGTATTGACATTACG GCGGGGGGTGGACAAGCAGGTGGTCCGCCTCTTGAGGGATCGCACTGAGGGCAACACCATGGCCAAGGTGTGGCGCCAGGTCCAGGAAAGCCACTGTGAGGAGTACCTGCAGAGGAAAGACCTTTACACCACTCTGCTCACACAGTACACTAAACCTGGGAAGATCACAA AGAGTTTCAGCCCAAAGTTTCAATTGCCGCCACCTCGAAGAGAGCTGCCGTCCCCAAGGCTGCTGAGGAAAGCCTTCCTCCTTGCGGAGGCTGAGAATATTGAGGATTACCGGGCGCAGATAATGTCAACGTTTGGGAAAGTGCTCAAATATGACTCCACCAAGAAG ATCTGCAAGAAGTTGTCTGGCGACGGAAAAGGCACCGCAGAGTGGTGCACCAACGTCGGCAACGAGCGGAGTCAGATCCTCATGTCCGTACTGACCTGCGAGGAGTCTTTGGAGAAGATGCGGCCGATGGCCAAAGGGCTCATGGAGCGCTATCAAAGGGCAGGAGAGGCGGCTCCGGAACTGATGTACGTGGACCGCGGCTGTTGTCGCGCTCTCGGAGTCTCCTCTTTGGAGCAGCTCTTTGACAAGTGGGTCGACAGAGGCATGCTGATCCGTCTGGACATCTTCCATTGGATCCACAGATTTGACGCGGCTGTTCGGACGGATCACCATTCCAAGTGTGCCCTCTTTAAATCCGCTTTGTCGGCCGCCGTCTTCTCCTACAACAAGGACGACGTGGCGCTCCTCTTGCAGGCGGTGCGTGCGGGACTCCCGGACATGGCCGATTCCCTTTCAGATAGCCAGCTGATCGAAAGGCACGTCACCAAAAGGGACCTGTCCCATTATGTGAGAAGAATCACAGTTGGGGCCCAGGAAACCTTTGTGCGTGTCCAGAAGGTCATCGACACACTGAAAGGACCGGCGGGAATGGACGACAACCAGGTCCATCTGTTCAAGGGTAACGACGACATCGATCACGTCTGGCAAAATCAACAGAAGCACCTCGAGTGCATCCAGGACCCTCCTGGGCGGAACATGTACACCATAAAAAAACACGTTACCCGCAACGGTGTGAGTCTGCCGCGCTACGCCACAGACAGGGGGAGCAACAGCCTGGAGGGCTTCCACTCCTTCCTGCCCAGCATGATTCCAGGACCCCACTGTGCAGCCGTCCCATTTCAAGTGTACCTCCTGGCTGGGATTGCACGTTGGAATGCCGACAGGGAGTCTGCCAGTGTCAGAGGACAACGGGGACGACAGCACCTCGTCTACGTGTCGCCGCTGGTGCATCGTCTCAATGAGAGGtgtcagcagctgtttggggtGGTGGAGGATGCCAACTACAGGGCTCCTGTGCCGCCCGGTGGGGAGCGAATCGGTCTCGAGTACTTGTTTTGCCAATCGACAGACACTTTCAATGTTCCTGAACATTATGCTCAGACTACAAACACCCTGCAAACTGATGAGGACGAGGGGGACGAGGGGGAGGTAGACGAGGCTTCCCGCGACGACGATCCCCCGGACGGTGACGCGGGATACATTTCGGATGCCGTTGACGATCGCCTGACTCCTCTCCCTAGGAACCTGCACCTCACTGACCAGGCTGTCGCCGATGACTTTGACCCCTGCGCCGAGGACGTGTGCGGTCCAAATCATCTCCCGGGGTACGAGCACgtggaggagctcagcagacTCCTGGTGGACGTTGCGTTGGAAGAGGGAAAGCTCGCCATCAGCAACTCTACAAGGCAGAGGGTCATTGCTGCATGGAACGGGCTCCATCTCCACGACCGAAGCATTCACCAGTTTGACAGCCTGTACTCTGCACGCTGGGGCAACGCTCTCTTCGGCCGCACCAACGGAGACCCTGCTGAATCGTCTTTGGTGCAAAAGCTCAAGTTCAGCAAACGACATTCGGCTGCCCACCTGCTGGACTCCAGGAAGAACAGGCTGATGTACTGCTTCGTCAAACAGCTGTGGCTGCACCCGCACTGCAGAGCAAAGGCTGGCGGGCTGCCGCACAAACATCTATTGACCAGATTATACCAGCGTGTCCAACAGAGAGTCACTGTGGATGATGCCGAGCTCAGCAAGCTGGGGATTCCTCTCctgaaaataaacactaaatccaTTGCGCACTTTATCAGGCGACAGGAGGCCTTGTCAGCTGCCAATGTGACTGACCATGGTCTATCTGTCCTCCGACGCCATCAGAGCATCGCGCAGTGCAGTCAACCCCCGGCGCTGGAGCTACCTCTTGAAAGACCGCACACCAGTCGACCTCAggtgacctacgaggtcactcCATCTCTGGCGGGGACCAGGAAACTTAAATATCGACACGGTCGCACAGATGCGGCCCCTTATTTACCACCTCTTGGTCACACAGTTacatccccctctccccccgcccCACAGCCAGAACCACCATCACCCGCACCATCCCAGACGACACCACGCAAAGGTACTTTTGTCCCACAGCCTGTGCCTCTCTGCTCATCCGGTCAAATCCAGGCAACACTTCCAACAGTCCCTCTCGCTGTTTCCAAACACAAACCGTCCCAATCCCCCCGGCATCAATGGTCGCCAGCTCGATCCACTTTTTACAAGAGGAGATGGGTGGAGCACAGTGGCACTGAGCCTACCGCTTTCAAAGTGCACATCTGTGCACTGTGTGGTCAACCAACTAAAGGCCAcaacaaatacagaaaaaagacttactgtccaaacagcaaaaagtCATCGTCTCCAGGACTTGAAGGCCagacttttgacacttttgTAGACTTTCAAAGGGCTGTGGACATTCTTTTGGGACCTCATTTCCAGGTATAA
- the LOC130520133 gene encoding uncharacterized protein LOC130520133 isoform X1 yields MSYVYVGLFLPHFTKAAAEKAKRPGKQSRPASAHKSVRRTAPSSTARSPSEPHIEVPVAAPERTTAVMDAAPQPCRPTATSAAQPEVTYEGWHKMWESAPNGLPQADVAWLKEDETNGLFQRPASFQDKYGKMKWRKVLKDDRMWFHPPEVPGVVGRTVPSADSFFRSRVFFWRPVGVWRYSLRCPRAACPARENKGAFLYRCGYSHTVRQICHVSGWYSMLTEVLACNACRKAAKDSEEHAIGRFPSWEGCILNQLSPAHQGMFPAVLTLRRGVDKQVVRLLRDRTEGNTMAKVWRQVQESHCEEYLQRKDLYTTLLTQYTKPGKITKSFSPKFQLPPPRRELPSPRLLRKAFLLAEAENIEDYRAQIMSTFGKVLKYDSTKKICKKLSGDGKGTAEWCTNVGNERSQILMSVLTCEESLEKMRPMAKGLMERYQRAGEAAPELMYVDRGCCRALGVSSLEQLFDKWVDRGMLIRLDIFHWIHRFDAAVRTDHHSKCALFKSALSAAVFSYNKDDVALLLQAVRAGLPDMADSLSDSQLIERHVTKRDLSHYVRRITVGAQETFVRVQKVIDTLKGPAGMDDNQVHLFKGNDDIDHVWQNQQKHLECIQDPPGRNMYTIKKHVTRNGVSLPRYATDRGSNSLEGFHSFLPSMIPGPHCAAVPFQVYLLAGIARWNADRESASVRGQRGRQHLVYVSPLVHRLNERCQQLFGVVEDANYRAPVPPGGERIGLEYLFCQSTDTFNVPEHYAQTTNTLQTDEDEGDEGEVDEASRDDDPPDGDAGYISDAVDDRLTPLPRNLHLTDQAVADDFDPCAEDVCGPNHLPGYEHVEELSRLLVDVALEEGKLAISNSTRQRVIAAWNGLHLHDRSIHQFDSLYSARWGNALFGRTNGDPAESSLVQKLKFSKRHSAAHLLDSRKNRLMYCFVKQLWLHPHCRAKAGGLPHKHLLTRLYQRVQQRVTVDDAELSKLGIPLLKINTKSIAHFIRRQEALSAANVTDHGLSVLRRHQSIAQCSQPPALELPLERPHTSRPQVTYEVTPSLAGTRKLKYRHGRTDAAPYLPPLGHTVTSPSPPAPQPEPPSPAPSQTTPRKGTFVPQPVPLCSSGQIQATLPTVPLAVSKHKPSQSPRHQWSPARSTFYKRRWVEHSGTEPTAFKVHICALCGQPTKGHNKYRKKTYCPNSKKSSSPGLEGQTFDTFVDFQRAVDILLGPHFQV; encoded by the exons atgagttatgtttacgttggcctttttctcccacatttcactaaagctgcagcagaaaaggccaaaagacctggaaaacagagccgGCCAGCGTCTGCACACAAGTCCGTCAGACGCACCGCTCCATCGTCGACGGCAAGATCGCCGTCTGAACCACACATCGAG GTTCCGGTAGCGGCTCCCGAGAGGACGACCGCCGTGATGGATGCAGCGCCTCAGCCCTGTCGGcccacagcaacatcagcagcacagcCGGAG GTGACATACGAGGGATGGCACAAAATGTGGGAGTCTGCTCCCAATGGGCTCCCACAGGCTGACGTTGCATGGCTGAAAGAGGATGAAACCAATGGACTCTTCCAGAGGCCTGCATCCTTTCAGGACAAATATGgaaagatgaagtggaggaaggtcctgaaggatgacaggatgtggtttcaTCCCCCAGAAGTGCCTGGAGTGGTAGGCCGGACTGTTCCATCGGCAGACTCCTTTTTCCGCAGTCGTGTCTTTTTCTGGAGACCAGTAGGTGTGTGGCGTTACAGCCTGCGCTGTCCCAGAGCTGCGTGCCCGGCGCGGGAAAACAAAGGCGCTTTTCTGTACCGTTGCGGTTATTCTCACACGGTCAGACAGATCTGCCACGTATCTGGGTGGTACTCCATGCTGACCGAGGTCCTGGCCTGTAACGCGTGCAGAAAAGCAGCCAAGGACTCAGAGGAGCATGCCATTGGCCGCTTCCCGTCATGGGAAGGCTGCATCCTCAATCAGCTCAGTCCAGCGCACCAGGGCATGTTCCCTGCTGTATTGACATTACG GCGGGGGGTGGACAAGCAGGTGGTCCGCCTCTTGAGGGATCGCACTGAGGGCAACACCATGGCCAAGGTGTGGCGCCAGGTCCAGGAAAGCCACTGTGAGGAGTACCTGCAGAGGAAAGACCTTTACACCACTCTGCTCACACAGTACACTAAACCTGGGAAGATCACAA AGAGTTTCAGCCCAAAGTTTCAATTGCCGCCACCTCGAAGAGAGCTGCCGTCCCCAAGGCTGCTGAGGAAAGCCTTCCTCCTTGCGGAGGCTGAGAATATTGAGGATTACCGGGCGCAGATAATGTCAACGTTTGGGAAAGTGCTCAAATATGACTCCACCAAGAAG ATCTGCAAGAAGTTGTCTGGCGACGGAAAAGGCACCGCAGAGTGGTGCACCAACGTCGGCAACGAGCGGAGTCAGATCCTCATGTCCGTACTGACCTGCGAGGAGTCTTTGGAGAAGATGCGGCCGATGGCCAAAGGGCTCATGGAGCGCTATCAAAGGGCAGGAGAGGCGGCTCCGGAACTGATGTACGTGGACCGCGGCTGTTGTCGCGCTCTCGGAGTCTCCTCTTTGGAGCAGCTCTTTGACAAGTGGGTCGACAGAGGCATGCTGATCCGTCTGGACATCTTCCATTGGATCCACAGATTTGACGCGGCTGTTCGGACGGATCACCATTCCAAGTGTGCCCTCTTTAAATCCGCTTTGTCGGCCGCCGTCTTCTCCTACAACAAGGACGACGTGGCGCTCCTCTTGCAGGCGGTGCGTGCGGGACTCCCGGACATGGCCGATTCCCTTTCAGATAGCCAGCTGATCGAAAGGCACGTCACCAAAAGGGACCTGTCCCATTATGTGAGAAGAATCACAGTTGGGGCCCAGGAAACCTTTGTGCGTGTCCAGAAGGTCATCGACACACTGAAAGGACCGGCGGGAATGGACGACAACCAGGTCCATCTGTTCAAGGGTAACGACGACATCGATCACGTCTGGCAAAATCAACAGAAGCACCTCGAGTGCATCCAGGACCCTCCTGGGCGGAACATGTACACCATAAAAAAACACGTTACCCGCAACGGTGTGAGTCTGCCGCGCTACGCCACAGACAGGGGGAGCAACAGCCTGGAGGGCTTCCACTCCTTCCTGCCCAGCATGATTCCAGGACCCCACTGTGCAGCCGTCCCATTTCAAGTGTACCTCCTGGCTGGGATTGCACGTTGGAATGCCGACAGGGAGTCTGCCAGTGTCAGAGGACAACGGGGACGACAGCACCTCGTCTACGTGTCGCCGCTGGTGCATCGTCTCAATGAGAGGtgtcagcagctgtttggggtGGTGGAGGATGCCAACTACAGGGCTCCTGTGCCGCCCGGTGGGGAGCGAATCGGTCTCGAGTACTTGTTTTGCCAATCGACAGACACTTTCAATGTTCCTGAACATTATGCTCAGACTACAAACACCCTGCAAACTGATGAGGACGAGGGGGACGAGGGGGAGGTAGACGAGGCTTCCCGCGACGACGATCCCCCGGACGGTGACGCGGGATACATTTCGGATGCCGTTGACGATCGCCTGACTCCTCTCCCTAGGAACCTGCACCTCACTGACCAGGCTGTCGCCGATGACTTTGACCCCTGCGCCGAGGACGTGTGCGGTCCAAATCATCTCCCGGGGTACGAGCACgtggaggagctcagcagacTCCTGGTGGACGTTGCGTTGGAAGAGGGAAAGCTCGCCATCAGCAACTCTACAAGGCAGAGGGTCATTGCTGCATGGAACGGGCTCCATCTCCACGACCGAAGCATTCACCAGTTTGACAGCCTGTACTCTGCACGCTGGGGCAACGCTCTCTTCGGCCGCACCAACGGAGACCCTGCTGAATCGTCTTTGGTGCAAAAGCTCAAGTTCAGCAAACGACATTCGGCTGCCCACCTGCTGGACTCCAGGAAGAACAGGCTGATGTACTGCTTCGTCAAACAGCTGTGGCTGCACCCGCACTGCAGAGCAAAGGCTGGCGGGCTGCCGCACAAACATCTATTGACCAGATTATACCAGCGTGTCCAACAGAGAGTCACTGTGGATGATGCCGAGCTCAGCAAGCTGGGGATTCCTCTCctgaaaataaacactaaatccaTTGCGCACTTTATCAGGCGACAGGAGGCCTTGTCAGCTGCCAATGTGACTGACCATGGTCTATCTGTCCTCCGACGCCATCAGAGCATCGCGCAGTGCAGTCAACCCCCGGCGCTGGAGCTACCTCTTGAAAGACCGCACACCAGTCGACCTCAggtgacctacgaggtcactcCATCTCTGGCGGGGACCAGGAAACTTAAATATCGACACGGTCGCACAGATGCGGCCCCTTATTTACCACCTCTTGGTCACACAGTTacatccccctctccccccgcccCACAGCCAGAACCACCATCACCCGCACCATCCCAGACGACACCACGCAAAGGTACTTTTGTCCCACAGCCTGTGCCTCTCTGCTCATCCGGTCAAATCCAGGCAACACTTCCAACAGTCCCTCTCGCTGTTTCCAAACACAAACCGTCCCAATCCCCCCGGCATCAATGGTCGCCAGCTCGATCCACTTTTTACAAGAGGAGATGGGTGGAGCACAGTGGCACTGAGCCTACCGCTTTCAAAGTGCACATCTGTGCACTGTGTGGTCAACCAACTAAAGGCCAcaacaaatacagaaaaaagacttactgtccaaacagcaaaaagtCATCGTCTCCAGGACTTGAAGGCCagacttttgacacttttgTAGACTTTCAAAGGGCTGTGGACATTCTTTTGGGACCTCATTTCCAGGTATAA
- the LOC130520133 gene encoding uncharacterized protein LOC130520133 isoform X2, with the protein MDAAPQPCRPTATSAAQPEVTYEGWHKMWESAPNGLPQADVAWLKEDETNGLFQRPASFQDKYGKMKWRKVLKDDRMWFHPPEVPGVVGRTVPSADSFFRSRVFFWRPVGVWRYSLRCPRAACPARENKGAFLYRCGYSHTVRQICHVSGWYSMLTEVLACNACRKAAKDSEEHAIGRFPSWEGCILNQLSPAHQGMFPAVLTLRRGVDKQVVRLLRDRTEGNTMAKVWRQVQESHCEEYLQRKDLYTTLLTQYTKPGKITKSFSPKFQLPPPRRELPSPRLLRKAFLLAEAENIEDYRAQIMSTFGKVLKYDSTKKICKKLSGDGKGTAEWCTNVGNERSQILMSVLTCEESLEKMRPMAKGLMERYQRAGEAAPELMYVDRGCCRALGVSSLEQLFDKWVDRGMLIRLDIFHWIHRFDAAVRTDHHSKCALFKSALSAAVFSYNKDDVALLLQAVRAGLPDMADSLSDSQLIERHVTKRDLSHYVRRITVGAQETFVRVQKVIDTLKGPAGMDDNQVHLFKGNDDIDHVWQNQQKHLECIQDPPGRNMYTIKKHVTRNGVSLPRYATDRGSNSLEGFHSFLPSMIPGPHCAAVPFQVYLLAGIARWNADRESASVRGQRGRQHLVYVSPLVHRLNERCQQLFGVVEDANYRAPVPPGGERIGLEYLFCQSTDTFNVPEHYAQTTNTLQTDEDEGDEGEVDEASRDDDPPDGDAGYISDAVDDRLTPLPRNLHLTDQAVADDFDPCAEDVCGPNHLPGYEHVEELSRLLVDVALEEGKLAISNSTRQRVIAAWNGLHLHDRSIHQFDSLYSARWGNALFGRTNGDPAESSLVQKLKFSKRHSAAHLLDSRKNRLMYCFVKQLWLHPHCRAKAGGLPHKHLLTRLYQRVQQRVTVDDAELSKLGIPLLKINTKSIAHFIRRQEALSAANVTDHGLSVLRRHQSIAQCSQPPALELPLERPHTSRPQVTYEVTPSLAGTRKLKYRHGRTDAAPYLPPLGHTVTSPSPPAPQPEPPSPAPSQTTPRKGTFVPQPVPLCSSGQIQATLPTVPLAVSKHKPSQSPRHQWSPARSTFYKRRWVEHSGTEPTAFKVHICALCGQPTKGHNKYRKKTYCPNSKKSSSPGLEGQTFDTFVDFQRAVDILLGPHFQV; encoded by the exons ATGGATGCAGCGCCTCAGCCCTGTCGGcccacagcaacatcagcagcacagcCGGAG GTGACATACGAGGGATGGCACAAAATGTGGGAGTCTGCTCCCAATGGGCTCCCACAGGCTGACGTTGCATGGCTGAAAGAGGATGAAACCAATGGACTCTTCCAGAGGCCTGCATCCTTTCAGGACAAATATGgaaagatgaagtggaggaaggtcctgaaggatgacaggatgtggtttcaTCCCCCAGAAGTGCCTGGAGTGGTAGGCCGGACTGTTCCATCGGCAGACTCCTTTTTCCGCAGTCGTGTCTTTTTCTGGAGACCAGTAGGTGTGTGGCGTTACAGCCTGCGCTGTCCCAGAGCTGCGTGCCCGGCGCGGGAAAACAAAGGCGCTTTTCTGTACCGTTGCGGTTATTCTCACACGGTCAGACAGATCTGCCACGTATCTGGGTGGTACTCCATGCTGACCGAGGTCCTGGCCTGTAACGCGTGCAGAAAAGCAGCCAAGGACTCAGAGGAGCATGCCATTGGCCGCTTCCCGTCATGGGAAGGCTGCATCCTCAATCAGCTCAGTCCAGCGCACCAGGGCATGTTCCCTGCTGTATTGACATTACG GCGGGGGGTGGACAAGCAGGTGGTCCGCCTCTTGAGGGATCGCACTGAGGGCAACACCATGGCCAAGGTGTGGCGCCAGGTCCAGGAAAGCCACTGTGAGGAGTACCTGCAGAGGAAAGACCTTTACACCACTCTGCTCACACAGTACACTAAACCTGGGAAGATCACAA AGAGTTTCAGCCCAAAGTTTCAATTGCCGCCACCTCGAAGAGAGCTGCCGTCCCCAAGGCTGCTGAGGAAAGCCTTCCTCCTTGCGGAGGCTGAGAATATTGAGGATTACCGGGCGCAGATAATGTCAACGTTTGGGAAAGTGCTCAAATATGACTCCACCAAGAAG ATCTGCAAGAAGTTGTCTGGCGACGGAAAAGGCACCGCAGAGTGGTGCACCAACGTCGGCAACGAGCGGAGTCAGATCCTCATGTCCGTACTGACCTGCGAGGAGTCTTTGGAGAAGATGCGGCCGATGGCCAAAGGGCTCATGGAGCGCTATCAAAGGGCAGGAGAGGCGGCTCCGGAACTGATGTACGTGGACCGCGGCTGTTGTCGCGCTCTCGGAGTCTCCTCTTTGGAGCAGCTCTTTGACAAGTGGGTCGACAGAGGCATGCTGATCCGTCTGGACATCTTCCATTGGATCCACAGATTTGACGCGGCTGTTCGGACGGATCACCATTCCAAGTGTGCCCTCTTTAAATCCGCTTTGTCGGCCGCCGTCTTCTCCTACAACAAGGACGACGTGGCGCTCCTCTTGCAGGCGGTGCGTGCGGGACTCCCGGACATGGCCGATTCCCTTTCAGATAGCCAGCTGATCGAAAGGCACGTCACCAAAAGGGACCTGTCCCATTATGTGAGAAGAATCACAGTTGGGGCCCAGGAAACCTTTGTGCGTGTCCAGAAGGTCATCGACACACTGAAAGGACCGGCGGGAATGGACGACAACCAGGTCCATCTGTTCAAGGGTAACGACGACATCGATCACGTCTGGCAAAATCAACAGAAGCACCTCGAGTGCATCCAGGACCCTCCTGGGCGGAACATGTACACCATAAAAAAACACGTTACCCGCAACGGTGTGAGTCTGCCGCGCTACGCCACAGACAGGGGGAGCAACAGCCTGGAGGGCTTCCACTCCTTCCTGCCCAGCATGATTCCAGGACCCCACTGTGCAGCCGTCCCATTTCAAGTGTACCTCCTGGCTGGGATTGCACGTTGGAATGCCGACAGGGAGTCTGCCAGTGTCAGAGGACAACGGGGACGACAGCACCTCGTCTACGTGTCGCCGCTGGTGCATCGTCTCAATGAGAGGtgtcagcagctgtttggggtGGTGGAGGATGCCAACTACAGGGCTCCTGTGCCGCCCGGTGGGGAGCGAATCGGTCTCGAGTACTTGTTTTGCCAATCGACAGACACTTTCAATGTTCCTGAACATTATGCTCAGACTACAAACACCCTGCAAACTGATGAGGACGAGGGGGACGAGGGGGAGGTAGACGAGGCTTCCCGCGACGACGATCCCCCGGACGGTGACGCGGGATACATTTCGGATGCCGTTGACGATCGCCTGACTCCTCTCCCTAGGAACCTGCACCTCACTGACCAGGCTGTCGCCGATGACTTTGACCCCTGCGCCGAGGACGTGTGCGGTCCAAATCATCTCCCGGGGTACGAGCACgtggaggagctcagcagacTCCTGGTGGACGTTGCGTTGGAAGAGGGAAAGCTCGCCATCAGCAACTCTACAAGGCAGAGGGTCATTGCTGCATGGAACGGGCTCCATCTCCACGACCGAAGCATTCACCAGTTTGACAGCCTGTACTCTGCACGCTGGGGCAACGCTCTCTTCGGCCGCACCAACGGAGACCCTGCTGAATCGTCTTTGGTGCAAAAGCTCAAGTTCAGCAAACGACATTCGGCTGCCCACCTGCTGGACTCCAGGAAGAACAGGCTGATGTACTGCTTCGTCAAACAGCTGTGGCTGCACCCGCACTGCAGAGCAAAGGCTGGCGGGCTGCCGCACAAACATCTATTGACCAGATTATACCAGCGTGTCCAACAGAGAGTCACTGTGGATGATGCCGAGCTCAGCAAGCTGGGGATTCCTCTCctgaaaataaacactaaatccaTTGCGCACTTTATCAGGCGACAGGAGGCCTTGTCAGCTGCCAATGTGACTGACCATGGTCTATCTGTCCTCCGACGCCATCAGAGCATCGCGCAGTGCAGTCAACCCCCGGCGCTGGAGCTACCTCTTGAAAGACCGCACACCAGTCGACCTCAggtgacctacgaggtcactcCATCTCTGGCGGGGACCAGGAAACTTAAATATCGACACGGTCGCACAGATGCGGCCCCTTATTTACCACCTCTTGGTCACACAGTTacatccccctctccccccgcccCACAGCCAGAACCACCATCACCCGCACCATCCCAGACGACACCACGCAAAGGTACTTTTGTCCCACAGCCTGTGCCTCTCTGCTCATCCGGTCAAATCCAGGCAACACTTCCAACAGTCCCTCTCGCTGTTTCCAAACACAAACCGTCCCAATCCCCCCGGCATCAATGGTCGCCAGCTCGATCCACTTTTTACAAGAGGAGATGGGTGGAGCACAGTGGCACTGAGCCTACCGCTTTCAAAGTGCACATCTGTGCACTGTGTGGTCAACCAACTAAAGGCCAcaacaaatacagaaaaaagacttactgtccaaacagcaaaaagtCATCGTCTCCAGGACTTGAAGGCCagacttttgacacttttgTAGACTTTCAAAGGGCTGTGGACATTCTTTTGGGACCTCATTTCCAGGTATAA